A section of the Halichoerus grypus chromosome 11, mHalGry1.hap1.1, whole genome shotgun sequence genome encodes:
- the B3GAT3 gene encoding galactosylgalactosylxylosylprotein 3-beta-glucuronosyltransferase 3: protein MKLKLKNVFLAYFLVSIAGLLYALVQLGQPCDCLPPLRAAAEQLRQKDLRISQLQADLRRPPPAPAQPPEPEALPTIYVVTPTYARLVQKAELVRLSQTLSLVPRLHWLLVEDAEGPTPLVSRLLAASGLLFTHLAVLTPKAQRLREGEPGWVRPRGVEQRNRALDWLRSGGGAVGGEKDPPPAGTRGVVYFADDDNTYSRELFEEMRWTRGVSVWPVGLVGGLRFEGPRVQDGRVVGFHTAWEPNRPFPVDMAGFAVALPLLLAKPSAQFDATAPRGHLESSLLSHLVDPKDLEPRAANCTRVLVWHTRTEKPKMKQEEQLQRQGRGSDPAVEV from the exons ATGAAGCTGAAGCTGAAGAACGTGTTTCTCGCCTACTTCCTGGTGTCGATCGCCGGCCTCCTCTACGCGCTGGTGCAGCTCG GTCAGCCATGTgactgcctccctcccctgcgcGCAGCCGCAGAGCAGCTTCGGCAGAAGGATCTGAGGATTTCCCAGCTGCAAGCCGATCTCCGCcgtccaccccctgcccctgcccagccccctgaACCTGAGGCCCTGCCTACTATCTATGTTGTTACCCCCACCTACGCCAG GCTGGTGCAGAAAGCGGAGCTGGTGCGGCTGTCCCAGACACTGAGCCTGGTGCCCCGGCTGCATTGGCTGCTGGTGGAGGATGCCGAGGGCCCCACCCCACTGGTCTCCCGGCTGCTGGCTGCCTCGGGCCTCCTCTTCACACACCTGGCGGTCCTCACCCCCAAGGCCCAGCGGCTCAGGGAGGGTGAGCCCGGCTGGGTTCGGCCCCGCGGTGTAGAGCAACGGAACAGGGCCCTGGACTGGCTGCGGAGCGGAGGGGGCGctgtggggggagagaaggaccCCCCTCCAGCCGGCACGCGGGGAGTCGTGTACTTTGCAGATGATGACAACACCTACAGCCGGGAACTCTTTGAGGAG ATGCGCTGGACCCGTGGTGTCTCAGTGTGGCCCGTGGGGCTGGTGGGCGGCCTGCGATTTGAGGGCCCTCGGGTACAGGATGGCCGGGTTGTGGGCTTCCACACAGCATGGGAGCCCAACAGGCCCTTCCCAGTGGATATGGCAGGATTTGCtgttgccctgcccttgctgttGGCTAAGCCCAGTGCCCAGTTCGACGCCACTGCTCCCCGGGGCCACCTGGAGAGCAGTCTCCTGAGCCACCTCGTGGATCCCAAGGACCTGGAGCCGCGGGCAGCTAACTGCACTCGG GTTCTGGTGTGGCACACACGGACAGAGAAGCCCAAGATGAAGCAGGAAGAGCAGCTACAGCGGCAGGGCCGAGGCTCAGACCCAGCTGTTGAGGTGTGA
- the ROM1 gene encoding rod outer segment membrane protein 1 produces the protein MAPVLPLVLPLQPRIRLAQGLWLLSWLLALAGALALLCSGHLLAQLGHLRTFLAPSCPFAALPHVALAAGAVALGTGLVGAGASRASLDAAHYPPWRKVLGPLLVVGTAGGGGLLVLALGLALALPGSLDTGLEEGLGTALAHYKDTEVPGHCHAKRLLDELQLRHHCCGRHGYKDWFGIQWISSRYLDPNDQDVVDRIQSNVEGLYLIDGVPFSCCNPHSPRPCLQSRLSEPHVHPLFDPRQPNLNLWAQGCHSVLLGHLQGLASMLGSMLAVTFLLQILVLLGLRYLQTALEGLGGVIDGEGETQGYLFPSGLKDMLKTAWRQGGVTDRPAPEEAPPEEAPPKEGLPEA, from the exons ATGGCCCCGGTGTTGCCCCTGGTGCTGCCCCTCCAGCCCCGCATCCGTCTGGCACAGGGGCTCTGGCTCCTCTCCTGGCTGCTGGCGCTGGCCGGTGCCCTCGCCCTCCTCTGTAGCGGGCACCTCCTGGCCCAGCTGGGGCACCTCCGCACCTTCTTGGCTCCCTCCTGCCCATTTGCTGCCCTGCCCCACGTTGCCCTGGCAGCCGGTGCGGTGGCTCTGGGCACAGGGCTGGTGGGTGCGGGAGCCAGCAGGGCCAGCCTGGATGCGGCCCACTACCCTCCCTGGCGAAAGGTCCTGGGCCCACTGCTGGTGGTTGGcactgctgggggcgggggtctTCTGGTCCTCGCCCTGGGGCTAGCCCTGGCTTTACCTGGGAGTCTGGACACCGGGctggaggagggcctggggacTGCCTTGGCTCACTACAAAGACACAGAGGTGCCCGGACACTGTCATGCCAAACGGCTGTTGGATGAGCTCCAGTTGAGGCACCACTGCTGCGGGCGCCACGGGTACAAGGACTGGTTTGGGATCCAGTGGATCAGCAGCCGTTACTTGGATCCCAATGACCAGGACGTGGTTGA CCGGATCCAGAGCAACGTGGAAGGCCTATATCTGATCGATGGTGTCCCTTTCTCCTGCTGCAACCCCCACTCGCCCAGACCTTGCCTGCAAAGCCGGCTCTCAGAGCCCCACGTCCACCCTCTCTTTGATCCCCGTCAGCCCAACCTAAACCTCTGGGCCCAAGGATGCCACAGCGTGCTGCTGGGGCACCTGCAGGGCTTGGCGAGCATGCTGGGCAGCATGCTGGCAGTCACCTTCCTGCTGCAG ATTCTGGTGCTCCTGGGCCTGCGGTACCTTCAGACGGCACTGGAGGGGCTTGGAGGAGTCATCGACGGGGAGGGAGAGACCCAGGGCTATCTGTTTCCCAGTGGGCTGAAGGACATGCTGAAAACAGCGTGGCGACAGGGAGGGGTGACTGACAGGCCGGCACCTGAGGAGGCCCCACCAGAAGAGGCACCTCCTAAGGAGGGTCTACCTGAGGCCTAG